The following are encoded in a window of Salegentibacter mishustinae genomic DNA:
- a CDS encoding 2TM domain-containing protein produces the protein MKTNYKENFSYKSAQKRVKDIKGFYVHLVVYLFVNIAIFVVTTQDEGFINGLSNLSNYSTIFFWGIGLFAHWASVFGPNFIFGKKWEERKIKEIMDQDKKKIWK, from the coding sequence ATGAAAACGAATTATAAAGAAAATTTTAGTTATAAATCAGCTCAAAAAAGGGTAAAGGATATTAAAGGCTTTTATGTTCACCTGGTAGTTTATTTATTTGTAAATATTGCCATTTTTGTTGTGACCACTCAAGATGAAGGATTTATAAACGGCTTATCCAATTTATCGAATTATAGTACCATCTTTTTCTGGGGTATAGGATTGTTTGCTCATTGGGCCAGTGTTTTCGGACCTAATTTTATATTCGGTAAGAAATGGGAAGAACGTAAAATCAAGGAAATAATGGATCAGGATAAAAAGAAGATCTGGAAATAG
- a CDS encoding 2TM domain-containing protein, translating to MKFFLKILKISLAITILIIALELVFGGFELEKFMSFETWFLFFAYSFILTFINGSYFWWFGAKITWEKATLKKVILGAFGAVVLTLIGFFLCRVLHYVVYEGVPLQEFLANEKMYTYLFPLLFTTIISLFFHLIYFYKALQEKKVKEQKIIAGAASAKFDALKNQLDPHFLFNSLNVLASLIDENPDQAQRFTTGLSKIYRYVLEQKNKELVSLEEELKFASTYMKLLKMRFENSIEFEIPEEISNEEAKVVPLSLQLLLENTIKHNIVSENRPLKIKIYEQDEFLVVENNYQKKEVLSNRKGVGLQNIVNRYNEITQRKVLIDQTEETFRVKIPVLTKQISIMETNEINEENAYFKAKQRVKEMKEFYGNLISYCVVIPFLIFINYSTYWGFQWFWFPLFGWGIGVTIHGFSVFGYGSEWEERKIQEIMNKDKLKTKSWK from the coding sequence ATGAAATTTTTTCTGAAAATATTAAAAATTAGTCTTGCGATCACCATTCTCATTATTGCTTTAGAATTGGTTTTTGGAGGTTTTGAGCTGGAAAAATTTATGAGTTTCGAAACCTGGTTTCTCTTTTTCGCTTATAGTTTTATTCTCACTTTCATTAACGGCAGTTACTTCTGGTGGTTTGGTGCAAAAATAACCTGGGAAAAGGCCACCTTAAAAAAGGTGATTTTAGGAGCTTTTGGAGCTGTAGTTTTAACTTTAATAGGATTTTTCCTTTGTCGGGTCCTGCATTATGTGGTCTACGAAGGCGTGCCGCTGCAAGAGTTTTTAGCAAACGAAAAAATGTATACATACTTGTTTCCGCTGCTATTTACTACCATTATTTCCCTGTTTTTTCATCTTATTTATTTCTATAAAGCTTTACAGGAAAAGAAAGTAAAAGAGCAAAAAATAATTGCCGGGGCAGCTTCCGCAAAATTTGATGCACTTAAAAATCAATTAGATCCGCACTTTTTATTTAATAGTCTCAATGTGTTGGCTTCACTTATAGATGAGAATCCAGACCAGGCGCAACGATTTACAACCGGCTTGTCTAAAATTTATCGCTATGTTCTGGAGCAAAAAAATAAAGAGTTAGTGAGTCTCGAGGAAGAATTGAAATTTGCCAGTACGTATATGAAATTATTGAAAATGCGTTTCGAAAACAGTATTGAATTTGAAATACCCGAAGAAATTTCAAATGAGGAAGCTAAGGTGGTACCTCTTTCCCTCCAGCTGCTTTTAGAAAATACCATTAAGCATAATATTGTAAGTGAAAATCGTCCCCTCAAGATAAAAATTTATGAACAAGACGAATTTCTCGTAGTCGAGAACAATTATCAGAAAAAAGAAGTACTGAGTAATAGAAAAGGCGTGGGTTTACAAAATATTGTAAATCGGTACAATGAGATTACTCAGAGAAAAGTACTAATAGATCAAACTGAAGAAACTTTTAGAGTAAAAATTCCAGTATTAACCAAACAAATATCAATTATGGAAACAAACGAAATCAATGAGGAAAATGCTTATTTTAAAGCAAAGCAAAGAGTAAAAGAGATGAAAGAATTTTATGGGAATTTGATCTCTTATTGCGTGGTGATCCCATTTTTAATTTTTATAAATTATAGCACATACTGGGGCTTCCAATGGTTCTGGTTCCCGTTATTTGGATGGGGGATTGGTGTAACAATTCATGGTTTCTCAGTATTTGGATATGGTTCAGAGTGGGAAGAGCGCAAGATTCAGGAAATAATGAATAAGGATAAACTAAAAACAAAATCCTGGAAATAA
- a CDS encoding hemerythrin domain-containing protein, with amino-acid sequence MNIFEALRQEHEIQRNLVAKLVETHGDTQERKKIFEQLKHELKIHADAEERHFYIPLIKKDLTQEKARHSVAEHHEMDELIEQLEDTEMDASNWLKIAKELEHKVIHHLDEEEQEVFQMAGKALTDNQKTSLASDYNKEIKKMR; translated from the coding sequence ATGAATATTTTTGAAGCTTTACGCCAGGAACATGAAATACAGCGAAACCTGGTCGCCAAACTGGTAGAAACCCACGGCGATACTCAGGAGCGCAAAAAGATCTTTGAGCAATTAAAACACGAATTGAAGATTCACGCTGATGCGGAAGAAAGGCATTTTTATATCCCACTGATCAAGAAAGACCTTACCCAGGAAAAGGCCAGACATAGCGTTGCAGAGCATCACGAGATGGATGAACTTATAGAGCAACTGGAAGATACAGAAATGGACGCTTCAAACTGGCTAAAGATAGCCAAGGAGCTTGAACATAAGGTAATTCATCATTTAGATGAAGAAGAACAGGAAGTTTTTCAAATGGCAGGGAAAGCATTAACCGATAACCAAAAGACTTCGCTTGCTTCAGACTATAATAAGGAAATTAAGAAAATGAGGTAA
- a CDS encoding NAD(P)/FAD-dependent oxidoreductase yields the protein MNIPRTNLPRVVIIGGGFAGMAIVRKLLGEDVQTVILDRHNYHTFQPLLYQVSTSGLEPDSIAYPMRKITRNSKKCLFRMAEVKSINPEKSLIETSIGDLIYDYLVIATGSKTNFFGNKSIEKNGMWMKTVPQALNIRSLILENLEQAVITDDPELRKALLNFVLVGAGPTGVELSGAIAELKNHIVPNDYPDINPNEMNIHLLEGLDRVLPPMSEKSSKRAQEFLEELGVKIHLNTMVEEYDGHLVTTNTDLALKTETFIWAAGVTGAPVKGLKAEAMVEKANRYEVNAFNQINGYENIFAIGDIALMQTEDYPKGHPMVAQPAIQQGKHLAKNIMNIVEGKKLEPFKYKDKGTMATVGRNRAVVDLDKGSFGGFFAWFIWMFVHLWFLIGFRNRLVTFFNWLYNYWNYDKAARLIIRPFKGYENQMKVDKEEI from the coding sequence ATGAATATTCCAAGAACAAATTTACCGAGAGTCGTTATTATTGGTGGCGGTTTTGCGGGAATGGCGATAGTGAGAAAGTTGCTTGGCGAAGATGTCCAAACTGTAATTTTAGACCGTCATAACTATCATACCTTTCAGCCTTTACTTTACCAGGTTTCAACCTCTGGGCTGGAGCCAGACTCTATCGCTTATCCTATGCGTAAAATTACACGTAATAGTAAGAAATGTCTTTTTAGAATGGCCGAGGTGAAATCTATAAATCCCGAAAAAAGCTTGATTGAAACCTCTATTGGAGATTTGATCTACGATTACCTGGTGATTGCAACCGGTTCTAAGACTAATTTCTTCGGAAATAAAAGTATTGAAAAGAACGGCATGTGGATGAAAACCGTGCCGCAGGCATTGAATATTCGTAGTTTGATACTGGAAAATTTAGAACAAGCTGTAATTACCGATGATCCCGAATTAAGAAAAGCACTATTAAACTTTGTTTTAGTGGGAGCGGGGCCAACTGGTGTAGAGCTTAGTGGTGCTATTGCCGAACTCAAAAACCATATTGTTCCAAACGATTACCCTGATATTAATCCAAATGAGATGAATATTCATCTTTTGGAAGGTTTGGATAGAGTGCTGCCTCCAATGAGTGAAAAATCTTCAAAAAGAGCCCAGGAGTTTTTGGAAGAGCTAGGGGTGAAAATTCACTTAAATACTATGGTTGAAGAGTATGACGGTCATTTGGTAACAACCAACACCGATCTTGCGCTTAAAACCGAAACCTTTATTTGGGCAGCCGGTGTAACCGGTGCGCCGGTAAAAGGTTTAAAAGCAGAAGCAATGGTGGAGAAGGCCAATAGGTATGAAGTAAACGCTTTTAACCAAATTAATGGTTATGAAAATATTTTCGCCATTGGTGATATTGCCCTAATGCAAACCGAAGATTACCCTAAAGGGCATCCAATGGTTGCCCAACCGGCAATTCAACAGGGGAAACATTTGGCCAAAAATATTATGAATATCGTAGAAGGTAAAAAGCTTGAACCTTTTAAATATAAAGATAAAGGAACTATGGCCACGGTAGGAAGAAACCGGGCAGTGGTAGACCTGGATAAAGGTTCCTTTGGCGGATTTTTCGCCTGGTTTATCTGGATGTTTGTGCACCTTTGGTTCCTAATTGGGTTTAGAAACCGATTGGTCACCTTCTTTAACTGGCTTTATAACTACTGGAATTATGATAAAGCGGCAAGGCTAATTATCAGACCGTTTAAAGGTTATGAAAACCAAATGAAAGTAGATAAAGAAGAGATATAA
- a CDS encoding RNA polymerase sigma factor, whose protein sequence is MNKELEHQFVTNLEKHQNIAHKICRIYTNDQDSHNDLFQEITIQLWKAYPKFRGEAKFSTWMYRVALNTAITLYRKKKRSIPTQDFDTVDFKIKAEEYDDETEQQLKVMYSAIQELNDIEKALVFLYLEDKNYRDISETLGITEVNARVKMNRVKTKLKNILNP, encoded by the coding sequence GTGAATAAGGAATTAGAACATCAGTTTGTAACCAACCTGGAAAAGCACCAGAACATTGCGCATAAGATTTGCCGAATCTATACGAACGATCAGGATTCGCACAACGATCTTTTTCAGGAAATTACCATTCAGCTCTGGAAAGCTTACCCAAAATTTAGAGGCGAAGCAAAGTTTAGCACCTGGATGTATCGTGTTGCACTAAATACTGCAATTACTTTATACCGAAAGAAAAAGAGAAGTATACCGACTCAGGATTTTGATACAGTAGATTTTAAGATAAAGGCAGAGGAATATGACGATGAAACTGAGCAGCAATTAAAAGTGATGTATTCTGCAATTCAGGAATTAAATGATATTGAAAAGGCCCTTGTTTTTTTATATCTCGAAGATAAAAATTACAGGGACATTTCTGAAACCCTTGGTATTACTGAAGTAAATGCAAGAGTGAAGATGAATAGGGTAAAAACAAAATTAAAGAACATTTTAAATCCTTAG
- the lpdA gene encoding dihydrolipoyl dehydrogenase has product MSKYDVAVIGSGPGGYVAAIRCAQLGMKTAIIEKYSTLGGTCLNVGCIPSKALLDSSHHYHDAVKHFEEHGIDIPGEVKVNLEKMMERKSSVVSQTCDGVKFLMDKNKIDVFEGVGSFKDKTHINIEKNDGETETIEAAKTIIATGSKPANLPFIELDKERVITSTEALKLKEIPKHMVVIGGGVIGLELGQVYRRLGAEVTVVEFLDRIIPTMDAALSKELQKVLKKQGVKFHTSTKVKSVERNGDEIIIKADDKKDKEIEIKADYCLVSVGRKPFTDGLNADAAGVKVDNKGRIEVNEHLQTNTDNIYAIGDVVKGVMLAHKAEEEGTFVAETIAGQKPHIDYNLIPGVVYTWPEVASVGKTEEQLKEDGVKYKEGKFPMRALGRSRASGDTDGFVKILADEKTDEVLGVHMIGARTADLIAEAVTAMEYRASAEDIARMSHAHPTYAEAVKEAALAATDNRALHV; this is encoded by the coding sequence ATGAGTAAATATGATGTTGCAGTTATAGGTTCTGGCCCTGGAGGATATGTGGCCGCTATACGCTGCGCGCAACTGGGAATGAAAACTGCTATCATAGAAAAATATTCAACTTTAGGAGGAACCTGCCTTAATGTTGGTTGTATTCCAAGTAAAGCTTTACTTGATTCCTCTCACCATTACCACGATGCCGTAAAACATTTTGAAGAACACGGAATAGATATTCCGGGAGAGGTGAAAGTAAACCTTGAGAAAATGATGGAGCGTAAATCTTCAGTAGTAAGTCAAACTTGCGATGGAGTGAAGTTCCTGATGGATAAAAATAAGATTGATGTTTTTGAAGGCGTAGGATCTTTTAAAGATAAAACCCACATCAATATTGAAAAAAACGATGGTGAAACAGAAACCATTGAAGCGGCGAAAACAATTATCGCTACAGGTTCAAAGCCGGCCAACCTTCCGTTTATCGAGTTGGATAAAGAAAGAGTAATTACTTCTACTGAAGCTTTAAAATTAAAGGAAATTCCTAAACACATGGTCGTAATTGGCGGTGGTGTAATTGGCCTGGAATTAGGTCAGGTTTACCGTCGTTTAGGAGCTGAGGTTACGGTTGTTGAATTTTTAGACCGCATTATTCCTACCATGGATGCTGCACTTTCAAAAGAACTTCAAAAGGTGCTTAAGAAACAAGGTGTAAAATTCCATACTTCTACCAAAGTGAAATCTGTAGAGCGTAATGGCGATGAAATCATTATAAAAGCCGACGATAAAAAGGATAAAGAAATTGAAATAAAGGCAGATTACTGTCTTGTTTCTGTAGGACGTAAACCTTTTACCGATGGTTTAAATGCTGATGCTGCGGGAGTAAAAGTTGATAACAAAGGTAGAATTGAGGTGAACGAACATCTACAAACCAATACAGATAACATTTATGCTATTGGTGATGTGGTAAAAGGCGTGATGCTGGCTCATAAAGCCGAAGAAGAAGGGACTTTTGTTGCTGAAACTATCGCCGGACAAAAACCACATATTGATTATAACCTAATTCCAGGTGTTGTTTATACCTGGCCTGAAGTTGCTTCGGTAGGAAAAACCGAAGAACAACTTAAAGAAGATGGTGTTAAATATAAAGAAGGGAAATTCCCAATGCGTGCTCTTGGACGTTCCAGAGCAAGTGGAGATACAGACGGATTTGTAAAGATCCTTGCCGATGAAAAGACTGATGAGGTTTTAGGCGTTCATATGATTGGTGCTCGTACTGCCGATCTTATTGCTGAAGCTGTTACTGCAATGGAATACAGAGCATCTGCAGAAGATATAGCCAGAATGAGCCATGCACATCCAACTTACGCTGAAGCCGTTAAGGAAGCTGCTCTTGCTGCTACCGATAACCGTGCACTTCACGTATAG